From Pongo pygmaeus isolate AG05252 chromosome 1, NHGRI_mPonPyg2-v2.0_pri, whole genome shotgun sequence, one genomic window encodes:
- the MASP2 gene encoding mannan-binding lectin serine protease 2 isoform X4, with translation MRLLTLLGLLCGSVATPLGPKWPEPVFGRLASPGFPGEYANDQERRWTLTAPPGYRLHLYFTHFDLELSHLCKYDFVKLSSGAKVLATLCGQESTDTERAPGNDTFYSLGSSLDITFRSDYSNEKPFTGFEAFYAAEDIDECQVAPGEAPTCDHHCHNHLGGFYCSCRAGYVLHRNKRTCSGSGLEEPDPQRRHAGRYSLRALCSGQVFTQRSGELSSPEYPRPYPKLSSCTYSIRLEEGFSVILDFVESFDVETHPETLCPYDFLKIQTDREEHGPFCGKTLPHRIETKSNTVTVTFVTDESGEHTGWKIYYTSTALPLSDGAT, from the exons ATGAG GCTGCTGACCCTCCTGGGCCTGCTGTGTGGCTCGGTGGCCACCCCCTTGGGCCCGAAGTGGCCTGAACCTGTGTTCGGGCGCCTGGCATCCCCCGGCTTTCCAGGGGAGTACGCCAATGACCAGGAGCGGCGCTGGACCCTGACTGCACCCCCCGGCTACCGCCTGCACCTCTACTTCACCCACTTCGACCTGGAGCTCTCCCACCTCTGCAAATACGACTTCGTCAAG CTGAGCTCGGGGGCCAAGGTGCTGGCCACGCTGTGCGGGCAGGAGAGCACAGACACGGAGCGGGCCCCTGGCAACGACACCTTCTACTCGctgggctccagcctggacatTACCTTCCGCTCCGACTACTCCAACGAGAAGCCGTTCACGGGGTTCGAGGCCTTCTACGCAGCCGAGG ACATTGACGAATGCCAGGTGGCCCCGGGAGAGGCGCCCACCTGCGACCACCACTGCCACAACCACCTGGGTGGTTTCTACTGCTCCTGCCGCGCAGGCTATGTCCTGCACCGTAACAAGCGCACCTGCTCAG GGTCTGGCCTGGAGGAGCCTGACCCACAGAGGAGACACGCTGGGAGATATTCACTGAGGG CCCTGTGCTCCGGCCAGGTCTTCACCCAGCGGTCTGGGGAGCTCAGCAGCCCTGAATACCCACGGCCGTATCCCAAACTCTCCAGTTGCACTTACAGCATCAGGCTGGAGGAGGGGTTCAGTGTCATTCTGGACTTTGTGGAGTCCTTCGATGTGGAGACGCACCCTGAAACCCTATGTCCCTACGACTTTCTCAAG ATTCAGACAGACAGAGAAGAACATGGCCCATTCTGTGGGAAGACATTGCCCCACAGGATTGAAACAAAAAGCAACACAGTGACCGTCACCTTTGTCACAGATGAATCAGGAGAACACACAGGCTGGAAGATCTACTACACGAGCACAG CCTTGCCCTTATCCGATGGCGCCACCTAA
- the SRM gene encoding spermidine synthase encodes MEPGPDGPAASGPAAIREGWFRETCSLWPGQALSLQVEQLLHHRRSRYQDILVFRSKTYGNVLVLDGVIQCTERDEFSYQEMIANLPLCSHPNPRKVLIIGGGDGGVLREVVKHPSVESVVQCEIDEDVIQVSKKFLPGMAIGYSSSKLTLHVGDGFEFMKQNQDAFDVIITDSSDPMGPAESLFKESYYQLMKTALKEDGVLCCQGECQWLHLDLIKEMRQFCQSLFPVVAYAYCTIPTYPSGQIGFMLCSKNPSTNFQEPVQPLTQQQVAQMQLKYYNSDVHRAAFVLPEFARKALNDVS; translated from the exons atGGAGCCCGGCCCCGACGGCCCCGCCGCCTCCGGCCCCGCCGCCATCCGCGAGGGCTGGTTCCGCGAGACCTGCAGCCTGTGGCCCGGCCAGGCCCTGTCGCTGCAGGTGGAGCAGCTGCTCCATCACCGGCGCTCGCGCTACCAGGACATCCTCGTCTTCCGCAG TAAGACCTATGGCAACGTGCTGGTGTTGGACGGTGTCATCCAGTGCACGGAGAGAGACGAGTTCTCCTACCAGGAGATGATCGCCAACCTGCCTCTCTGCAGCCACCCCAACCCGCGAAAG GTGCTGATCATCGGGGGCGGAGATGGAGGTGTCCTGCGTGAGGTGGTGAAGCACCCCTCCGTGGAGTCCGTGGTCCAGTGTGAGATCGACGAG gATGTCATCCAAGTCTCCAAGAAGTTCCTGCCAGGCATGGCCATTGGCTACTCTAGCTCGAAGCTGACCCTACATGTGGGTGACGGTTTTGAGTTCATGAAACAGAATCAGGATGCCTTCGATGTGATCATCACTGACTCCTCAGACCCCATGG GCCCCGCCGAAAGTCTCTTCAAGGAGTCCTATTACCAGCTCATGAAGACAGCTCTCAAGGAAGATGGTGTCCTCTGCTGCCAGG GCGAGTGTCAGTGGCTGCACCTGGACCTCATCAAGGAGATGCGGCAGTTCTGCCAGTCCCTGTTCCCCGTGGTGGCCTACGCCTACTGCACCATCCCCACCTACCCCAGCGGCCAGATCGGCTTCATGCTGTGCAGCAAGAACCCG AGCACCAACTTCCAGGAGCCAGTGCAGCCACTGACGCAGCAGCAGGTGGCGCAGATGCAGCTGAAGTACTACAACTCCGACGTGCACCGCGCCGCCTTCGTGCTGCCCGAGTTTGCCCGCAAG GCCCTGAATGATGTGAGCTGA
- the MASP2 gene encoding mannan-binding lectin serine protease 2 isoform X6: MRLLTLLGLLCGSVATPLGPKWPEPVFGRLASPGFPGEYANDQERRWTLTAPPGYRLHLYFTHFDLELSHLCKYDFVKLSSGAKVLATLCGQESTDTERAPGNDTFYSLGSSLDITFRSDYSNEKPFTGFEAFYAAEDIDECQVAPGEAPTCDHHCHNHLGGFYCSCRAGYVLHRNKRTCSEQSL; this comes from the exons ATGAG GCTGCTGACCCTCCTGGGCCTGCTGTGTGGCTCGGTGGCCACCCCCTTGGGCCCGAAGTGGCCTGAACCTGTGTTCGGGCGCCTGGCATCCCCCGGCTTTCCAGGGGAGTACGCCAATGACCAGGAGCGGCGCTGGACCCTGACTGCACCCCCCGGCTACCGCCTGCACCTCTACTTCACCCACTTCGACCTGGAGCTCTCCCACCTCTGCAAATACGACTTCGTCAAG CTGAGCTCGGGGGCCAAGGTGCTGGCCACGCTGTGCGGGCAGGAGAGCACAGACACGGAGCGGGCCCCTGGCAACGACACCTTCTACTCGctgggctccagcctggacatTACCTTCCGCTCCGACTACTCCAACGAGAAGCCGTTCACGGGGTTCGAGGCCTTCTACGCAGCCGAGG ACATTGACGAATGCCAGGTGGCCCCGGGAGAGGCGCCCACCTGCGACCACCACTGCCACAACCACCTGGGTGGTTTCTACTGCTCCTGCCGCGCAGGCTATGTCCTGCACCGTAACAAGCGCACCTGCTCAG AGCAGAGCCTCTAG
- the MASP2 gene encoding mannan-binding lectin serine protease 2 isoform X5, protein MRLLTLLGLLCGSVATPLGPKWPEPVFGRLASPGFPGEYANDQERRWTLTAPPGYRLHLYFTHFDLELSHLCKYDFVKLSSGAKVLATLCGQESTDTERAPGNDTFYSLGSSLDITFRSDYSNEKPFTGFEAFYAAEDIDECQVAPGEAPTCDHHCHNHLGGFYCSCRAGYVLHRNKRTCSGSGLEEPDPQRRHAGRYSLRALCSGQVFTQRSGELSSPEYPRPYPKLSSCTYSIRLEEGFSVILDFVESFDVETHPETLCPYDFLKMNQENTQAGRSTTRAQRSLALIRWRHLMATFHLCKPRTS, encoded by the exons ATGAG GCTGCTGACCCTCCTGGGCCTGCTGTGTGGCTCGGTGGCCACCCCCTTGGGCCCGAAGTGGCCTGAACCTGTGTTCGGGCGCCTGGCATCCCCCGGCTTTCCAGGGGAGTACGCCAATGACCAGGAGCGGCGCTGGACCCTGACTGCACCCCCCGGCTACCGCCTGCACCTCTACTTCACCCACTTCGACCTGGAGCTCTCCCACCTCTGCAAATACGACTTCGTCAAG CTGAGCTCGGGGGCCAAGGTGCTGGCCACGCTGTGCGGGCAGGAGAGCACAGACACGGAGCGGGCCCCTGGCAACGACACCTTCTACTCGctgggctccagcctggacatTACCTTCCGCTCCGACTACTCCAACGAGAAGCCGTTCACGGGGTTCGAGGCCTTCTACGCAGCCGAGG ACATTGACGAATGCCAGGTGGCCCCGGGAGAGGCGCCCACCTGCGACCACCACTGCCACAACCACCTGGGTGGTTTCTACTGCTCCTGCCGCGCAGGCTATGTCCTGCACCGTAACAAGCGCACCTGCTCAG GGTCTGGCCTGGAGGAGCCTGACCCACAGAGGAGACACGCTGGGAGATATTCACTGAGGG CCCTGTGCTCCGGCCAGGTCTTCACCCAGCGGTCTGGGGAGCTCAGCAGCCCTGAATACCCACGGCCGTATCCCAAACTCTCCAGTTGCACTTACAGCATCAGGCTGGAGGAGGGGTTCAGTGTCATTCTGGACTTTGTGGAGTCCTTCGATGTGGAGACGCACCCTGAAACCCTATGTCCCTACGACTTTCTCAAG ATGAATCAGGAGAACACACAGGCTGGAAGATCTACTACACGAGCACAG CGCAGCCTTGCCCTTATCCGATGGCGCCACCTAATGGCCACGTTTCACCTGTGCAAGCCACGTACATCCTGA
- the MASP2 gene encoding mannan-binding lectin serine protease 2 isoform X1, whose product MRLLTLLGLLCGSVATPLGPKWPEPVFGRLASPGFPGEYANDQERRWTLTAPPGYRLHLYFTHFDLELSHLCKYDFVKLSSGAKVLATLCGQESTDTERAPGNDTFYSLGSSLDITFRSDYSNEKPFTGFEAFYAAEDIDECQVAPGEAPTCDHHCHNHLGGFYCSCRAGYVLHRNKRTCSGSGLEEPDPQRRHAGRYSLRALCSGQVFTQRSGELSSPEYPRPYPKLSSCTYSIRLEEGFSVILDFVESFDVETHPETLCPYDFLKIQTDREEHGPFCGKTLPHRIETKSNTVTVTFVTDESGEHTGWKIYYTSTAQPCPYPMAPPNGHVSPVQATYILKDSFSIFCETGYELLQGHLPLKSFTAVCQKDGSWDQPMPTCSIVDCGPPDDLPRGRAEHITGPGVTTYKAVIQYSCEETFYTIKVNDGKYVCEADGFWTSSKGEKSLPVCEPVCGLSARTTGGRIYGGQKAKPGDFPWQVLILGGTTAAGALLYDNWVLTAAHAVYEQKHDASSLDIRMGALKRLSPHYTQAWAEAVFIHEGYTHDAGFDNDIALIKLNNKIVINSNITPICLPRKEAESFMRTDDIGTASGWGLTQRGFLARNLMYVDIPIVDHQKCTAAYEKPPYPGGSVTANMLCAGLESGGKDSCRGDSGGALVFLDSETQRWFVGGIVSWGSMNCGEAGQYGVYTKVIKYIPWIENIINNF is encoded by the exons ATGAG GCTGCTGACCCTCCTGGGCCTGCTGTGTGGCTCGGTGGCCACCCCCTTGGGCCCGAAGTGGCCTGAACCTGTGTTCGGGCGCCTGGCATCCCCCGGCTTTCCAGGGGAGTACGCCAATGACCAGGAGCGGCGCTGGACCCTGACTGCACCCCCCGGCTACCGCCTGCACCTCTACTTCACCCACTTCGACCTGGAGCTCTCCCACCTCTGCAAATACGACTTCGTCAAG CTGAGCTCGGGGGCCAAGGTGCTGGCCACGCTGTGCGGGCAGGAGAGCACAGACACGGAGCGGGCCCCTGGCAACGACACCTTCTACTCGctgggctccagcctggacatTACCTTCCGCTCCGACTACTCCAACGAGAAGCCGTTCACGGGGTTCGAGGCCTTCTACGCAGCCGAGG ACATTGACGAATGCCAGGTGGCCCCGGGAGAGGCGCCCACCTGCGACCACCACTGCCACAACCACCTGGGTGGTTTCTACTGCTCCTGCCGCGCAGGCTATGTCCTGCACCGTAACAAGCGCACCTGCTCAG GGTCTGGCCTGGAGGAGCCTGACCCACAGAGGAGACACGCTGGGAGATATTCACTGAGGG CCCTGTGCTCCGGCCAGGTCTTCACCCAGCGGTCTGGGGAGCTCAGCAGCCCTGAATACCCACGGCCGTATCCCAAACTCTCCAGTTGCACTTACAGCATCAGGCTGGAGGAGGGGTTCAGTGTCATTCTGGACTTTGTGGAGTCCTTCGATGTGGAGACGCACCCTGAAACCCTATGTCCCTACGACTTTCTCAAG ATTCAGACAGACAGAGAAGAACATGGCCCATTCTGTGGGAAGACATTGCCCCACAGGATTGAAACAAAAAGCAACACAGTGACCGTCACCTTTGTCACAGATGAATCAGGAGAACACACAGGCTGGAAGATCTACTACACGAGCACAG CGCAGCCTTGCCCTTATCCGATGGCGCCACCTAATGGCCACGTTTCACCTGTGCAAGCCACGTACATCCTGAAAGACAGCTTCTCCATCTTTTGCGAGACTGGCTATGAGCTTCTGCAA GGTCACTTGCCCCTGAAATCCTTTACTGCAGTTTGTCAGAAAGATGGATCTTGGGACCAGCCAATGCCCACGTGCAGCA TTGTTGACTGTGGTCCTCCTGATGACCTACCCAGGGGCCGAGCCGAGCACATCACAGGCCCTGGAGTGACCACCTACAAAGCTGTGATTCAGTACAGCTGTGAAGAGACCTTCTACACAATCAAAGTGAATGATG GTAAATATGTGTGTGAGGCTGATGGATTCTGGACGAGCTCCAAAGGAGAAAAATCACTCCCAGTCTGTGAGCCTG TTTGTGGACTATCAGCCCGCACAACAGGAGGGCGTATATACGGAGGGCAAAAGGCAAAACCTGGTGATTTTCCTTGGCAAGTCCTGATATTAGGTGGAACCACAGCAGCAGGTGCACTTTTATATGACAACTGGGTCCTAACAGCTGCTCATGCCGTTTATGAGCAAAAACATGATGCATCCTCCCTGGACATTCGAATGGGCGCCCTGAAGAGACTATCACCTCATTATACACAAGCCTGGGCTGAAGCTGTTTTTATACATGAAGGTTATACTCACGATGCTGGCTTTGACAATGACATAGCACTGATTAAATTGAATAACAAAATTGTAATCAATAGCAACATCACGCCTATTTGTCTGCCAAGAAAAGAAGCTGAATCCTTTATGAGGACAGATGACATTGGAACTGCATCTGGATGGGGATTAACCCAAAGGGGTTTTCTTGCTAGAAATCTAATGTATGTCGACATACCGATTGTTGACCATCAAAAATGTACTGCTGCATATGAAAAGCCACCCTATCCAGGGGGAAGTGTAACTGCTAACATGCTTTGTGCTGGCTTAGAAAGTGGGGGCAAGGACAGCTGCAGAGGTGACAGCGGAGGGGCACTGGTGTTTCTAGATAGTGAAACACAGAGGTGGTTTGTCGGAGGAATAGTGTCCTGGGGTTCCATGAATTGTGGGGAAGCAGGTCAGTATGGAGTCTACACAAAAGTCATTAAGTATATTCCCTGGATCGAGaacataattaataatttttag
- the MASP2 gene encoding mannan-binding lectin serine protease 2 isoform X2, whose product MRLLTLLGLLCGSVATPLGPKWPEPVFGRLASPGFPGEYANDQERRWTLTAPPGYRLHLYFTHFDLELSHLCKYDFVKLSSGAKVLATLCGQESTDTERAPGNDTFYSLGSSLDITFRSDYSNEKPFTGFEAFYAAEDIDECQVAPGEAPTCDHHCHNHLGGFYCSCRAGYVLHRNKRTCSALCSGQVFTQRSGELSSPEYPRPYPKLSSCTYSIRLEEGFSVILDFVESFDVETHPETLCPYDFLKIQTDREEHGPFCGKTLPHRIETKSNTVTVTFVTDESGEHTGWKIYYTSTAQPCPYPMAPPNGHVSPVQATYILKDSFSIFCETGYELLQGHLPLKSFTAVCQKDGSWDQPMPTCSIVDCGPPDDLPRGRAEHITGPGVTTYKAVIQYSCEETFYTIKVNDGKYVCEADGFWTSSKGEKSLPVCEPVCGLSARTTGGRIYGGQKAKPGDFPWQVLILGGTTAAGALLYDNWVLTAAHAVYEQKHDASSLDIRMGALKRLSPHYTQAWAEAVFIHEGYTHDAGFDNDIALIKLNNKIVINSNITPICLPRKEAESFMRTDDIGTASGWGLTQRGFLARNLMYVDIPIVDHQKCTAAYEKPPYPGGSVTANMLCAGLESGGKDSCRGDSGGALVFLDSETQRWFVGGIVSWGSMNCGEAGQYGVYTKVIKYIPWIENIINNF is encoded by the exons ATGAG GCTGCTGACCCTCCTGGGCCTGCTGTGTGGCTCGGTGGCCACCCCCTTGGGCCCGAAGTGGCCTGAACCTGTGTTCGGGCGCCTGGCATCCCCCGGCTTTCCAGGGGAGTACGCCAATGACCAGGAGCGGCGCTGGACCCTGACTGCACCCCCCGGCTACCGCCTGCACCTCTACTTCACCCACTTCGACCTGGAGCTCTCCCACCTCTGCAAATACGACTTCGTCAAG CTGAGCTCGGGGGCCAAGGTGCTGGCCACGCTGTGCGGGCAGGAGAGCACAGACACGGAGCGGGCCCCTGGCAACGACACCTTCTACTCGctgggctccagcctggacatTACCTTCCGCTCCGACTACTCCAACGAGAAGCCGTTCACGGGGTTCGAGGCCTTCTACGCAGCCGAGG ACATTGACGAATGCCAGGTGGCCCCGGGAGAGGCGCCCACCTGCGACCACCACTGCCACAACCACCTGGGTGGTTTCTACTGCTCCTGCCGCGCAGGCTATGTCCTGCACCGTAACAAGCGCACCTGCTCAG CCCTGTGCTCCGGCCAGGTCTTCACCCAGCGGTCTGGGGAGCTCAGCAGCCCTGAATACCCACGGCCGTATCCCAAACTCTCCAGTTGCACTTACAGCATCAGGCTGGAGGAGGGGTTCAGTGTCATTCTGGACTTTGTGGAGTCCTTCGATGTGGAGACGCACCCTGAAACCCTATGTCCCTACGACTTTCTCAAG ATTCAGACAGACAGAGAAGAACATGGCCCATTCTGTGGGAAGACATTGCCCCACAGGATTGAAACAAAAAGCAACACAGTGACCGTCACCTTTGTCACAGATGAATCAGGAGAACACACAGGCTGGAAGATCTACTACACGAGCACAG CGCAGCCTTGCCCTTATCCGATGGCGCCACCTAATGGCCACGTTTCACCTGTGCAAGCCACGTACATCCTGAAAGACAGCTTCTCCATCTTTTGCGAGACTGGCTATGAGCTTCTGCAA GGTCACTTGCCCCTGAAATCCTTTACTGCAGTTTGTCAGAAAGATGGATCTTGGGACCAGCCAATGCCCACGTGCAGCA TTGTTGACTGTGGTCCTCCTGATGACCTACCCAGGGGCCGAGCCGAGCACATCACAGGCCCTGGAGTGACCACCTACAAAGCTGTGATTCAGTACAGCTGTGAAGAGACCTTCTACACAATCAAAGTGAATGATG GTAAATATGTGTGTGAGGCTGATGGATTCTGGACGAGCTCCAAAGGAGAAAAATCACTCCCAGTCTGTGAGCCTG TTTGTGGACTATCAGCCCGCACAACAGGAGGGCGTATATACGGAGGGCAAAAGGCAAAACCTGGTGATTTTCCTTGGCAAGTCCTGATATTAGGTGGAACCACAGCAGCAGGTGCACTTTTATATGACAACTGGGTCCTAACAGCTGCTCATGCCGTTTATGAGCAAAAACATGATGCATCCTCCCTGGACATTCGAATGGGCGCCCTGAAGAGACTATCACCTCATTATACACAAGCCTGGGCTGAAGCTGTTTTTATACATGAAGGTTATACTCACGATGCTGGCTTTGACAATGACATAGCACTGATTAAATTGAATAACAAAATTGTAATCAATAGCAACATCACGCCTATTTGTCTGCCAAGAAAAGAAGCTGAATCCTTTATGAGGACAGATGACATTGGAACTGCATCTGGATGGGGATTAACCCAAAGGGGTTTTCTTGCTAGAAATCTAATGTATGTCGACATACCGATTGTTGACCATCAAAAATGTACTGCTGCATATGAAAAGCCACCCTATCCAGGGGGAAGTGTAACTGCTAACATGCTTTGTGCTGGCTTAGAAAGTGGGGGCAAGGACAGCTGCAGAGGTGACAGCGGAGGGGCACTGGTGTTTCTAGATAGTGAAACACAGAGGTGGTTTGTCGGAGGAATAGTGTCCTGGGGTTCCATGAATTGTGGGGAAGCAGGTCAGTATGGAGTCTACACAAAAGTCATTAAGTATATTCCCTGGATCGAGaacataattaataatttttag
- the MASP2 gene encoding mannan-binding lectin serine protease 2 isoform X3: MRLLTLLGLLCGSVATPLGPKWPEPVFGRLASPGFPGEYANDQERRWTLTAPPGYRLHLYFTHFDLELSHLCKYDFVKLSSGAKVLATLCGQESTDTERAPGNDTFYSLGSSLDITFRSDYSNEKPFTGFEAFYAAEDIDECQVAPGEAPTCDHHCHNHLGGFYCSCRAGYVLHRNKRTCSGSGLEEPDPQRRHAGRYSLRALCSGQVFTQRSGELSSPEYPRPYPKLSSCTYSIRLEEGFSVILDFVESFDVETHPETLCPYDFLKMNQENTQAGRSTTRAQPCPYPMAPPNGHVSPVQATYILKDSFSIFCETGYELLQGHLPLKSFTAVCQKDGSWDQPMPTCSIVDCGPPDDLPRGRAEHITGPGVTTYKAVIQYSCEETFYTIKVNDGKYVCEADGFWTSSKGEKSLPVCEPVCGLSARTTGGRIYGGQKAKPGDFPWQVLILGGTTAAGALLYDNWVLTAAHAVYEQKHDASSLDIRMGALKRLSPHYTQAWAEAVFIHEGYTHDAGFDNDIALIKLNNKIVINSNITPICLPRKEAESFMRTDDIGTASGWGLTQRGFLARNLMYVDIPIVDHQKCTAAYEKPPYPGGSVTANMLCAGLESGGKDSCRGDSGGALVFLDSETQRWFVGGIVSWGSMNCGEAGQYGVYTKVIKYIPWIENIINNF; the protein is encoded by the exons ATGAG GCTGCTGACCCTCCTGGGCCTGCTGTGTGGCTCGGTGGCCACCCCCTTGGGCCCGAAGTGGCCTGAACCTGTGTTCGGGCGCCTGGCATCCCCCGGCTTTCCAGGGGAGTACGCCAATGACCAGGAGCGGCGCTGGACCCTGACTGCACCCCCCGGCTACCGCCTGCACCTCTACTTCACCCACTTCGACCTGGAGCTCTCCCACCTCTGCAAATACGACTTCGTCAAG CTGAGCTCGGGGGCCAAGGTGCTGGCCACGCTGTGCGGGCAGGAGAGCACAGACACGGAGCGGGCCCCTGGCAACGACACCTTCTACTCGctgggctccagcctggacatTACCTTCCGCTCCGACTACTCCAACGAGAAGCCGTTCACGGGGTTCGAGGCCTTCTACGCAGCCGAGG ACATTGACGAATGCCAGGTGGCCCCGGGAGAGGCGCCCACCTGCGACCACCACTGCCACAACCACCTGGGTGGTTTCTACTGCTCCTGCCGCGCAGGCTATGTCCTGCACCGTAACAAGCGCACCTGCTCAG GGTCTGGCCTGGAGGAGCCTGACCCACAGAGGAGACACGCTGGGAGATATTCACTGAGGG CCCTGTGCTCCGGCCAGGTCTTCACCCAGCGGTCTGGGGAGCTCAGCAGCCCTGAATACCCACGGCCGTATCCCAAACTCTCCAGTTGCACTTACAGCATCAGGCTGGAGGAGGGGTTCAGTGTCATTCTGGACTTTGTGGAGTCCTTCGATGTGGAGACGCACCCTGAAACCCTATGTCCCTACGACTTTCTCAAG ATGAATCAGGAGAACACACAGGCTGGAAGATCTACTACACGAGCACAG CCTTGCCCTTATCCGATGGCGCCACCTAATGGCCACGTTTCACCTGTGCAAGCCACGTACATCCTGAAAGACAGCTTCTCCATCTTTTGCGAGACTGGCTATGAGCTTCTGCAA GGTCACTTGCCCCTGAAATCCTTTACTGCAGTTTGTCAGAAAGATGGATCTTGGGACCAGCCAATGCCCACGTGCAGCA TTGTTGACTGTGGTCCTCCTGATGACCTACCCAGGGGCCGAGCCGAGCACATCACAGGCCCTGGAGTGACCACCTACAAAGCTGTGATTCAGTACAGCTGTGAAGAGACCTTCTACACAATCAAAGTGAATGATG GTAAATATGTGTGTGAGGCTGATGGATTCTGGACGAGCTCCAAAGGAGAAAAATCACTCCCAGTCTGTGAGCCTG TTTGTGGACTATCAGCCCGCACAACAGGAGGGCGTATATACGGAGGGCAAAAGGCAAAACCTGGTGATTTTCCTTGGCAAGTCCTGATATTAGGTGGAACCACAGCAGCAGGTGCACTTTTATATGACAACTGGGTCCTAACAGCTGCTCATGCCGTTTATGAGCAAAAACATGATGCATCCTCCCTGGACATTCGAATGGGCGCCCTGAAGAGACTATCACCTCATTATACACAAGCCTGGGCTGAAGCTGTTTTTATACATGAAGGTTATACTCACGATGCTGGCTTTGACAATGACATAGCACTGATTAAATTGAATAACAAAATTGTAATCAATAGCAACATCACGCCTATTTGTCTGCCAAGAAAAGAAGCTGAATCCTTTATGAGGACAGATGACATTGGAACTGCATCTGGATGGGGATTAACCCAAAGGGGTTTTCTTGCTAGAAATCTAATGTATGTCGACATACCGATTGTTGACCATCAAAAATGTACTGCTGCATATGAAAAGCCACCCTATCCAGGGGGAAGTGTAACTGCTAACATGCTTTGTGCTGGCTTAGAAAGTGGGGGCAAGGACAGCTGCAGAGGTGACAGCGGAGGGGCACTGGTGTTTCTAGATAGTGAAACACAGAGGTGGTTTGTCGGAGGAATAGTGTCCTGGGGTTCCATGAATTGTGGGGAAGCAGGTCAGTATGGAGTCTACACAAAAGTCATTAAGTATATTCCCTGGATCGAGaacataattaataatttttag